Within Mongoliitalea daihaiensis, the genomic segment CAGAAAACCCTCAAAAATCCTTCTTTAACAACCCATGTTTGATACAAGGCAAATACAGATCCTGCCCCTACCAAATGATTTCTTTCTTTGCTAGCTAATGGATTTGCCAATGAAAGCACACCCATCAATTTATCCTCTGAAAACCCAAACAAGATAACAGGAGAAAATTTAGCAGCATAGACTTCGTACCAATCCAATATAAAGGAAGGATGCTGGAAGATGGATGCGCCTGAATCCAGATGAATTAATTCTTTCCATGCTTCTACAAGAGCTGTTTTACTTTTTAATGTTAAAAATTCTTTTTCTGTAAAAAGCTTAAAGTATATTGATTTTGACGACTGTGGATATTCATTTTTCATGAAGTGACAATTAAACAATTAAGAATAAGCAAATTTAATCGATTAGGAAATTGTGTTTGTGACAACAGGCTCAATAAACCTATATTTTTCTTCAAATGTAAGATAATTTATGTAAGGCATTAAATTTAGAAAACGCAATTTTCTTTTCAAACGGATTCTTTGGACCTTTGTTCTTTTCTCTGAGTAAGATTTTCATCTGATAATAAATAATTTAACAAGAGCTTTAGCTCCTAATCTCAGTTTAAAAAATTTACTAAAAAACAATTAATAAGGCTAGCTCACGACTGTATCCGTACACCCATAAATCGACTAAAAAACACTGAGTTATTAAAGACAGGTAACGGATTACCACCCACTGCTCCTTTTGAGCATTTTTTGCATATTCAATTGCAAAGCTATTGCTAAAAGAGAGTTTATGATGTACTTACTATCTGATCAAGGGTTTTCGATGAGTTTATGGTAGACTTCTTCAAATTCTTTTCCCATGCGATCCAAACTAAAATCCTCTAAAATTCGCTGCTTAGATCGTTTTCCCATTAATCGTCTCTGCTCGGGGTCTTCCAATAACTCATGGATCATCTTTGCAATTTGATTAGGCGATTCATCGGTTATTAGGTATCCGTTGTGATTATGTCGGACAATTTCTTTGGTCCCACCCGCATCATTTGCAATCACCGGCTTTCCTAAGGCCATGTATTCCAATATTGAATTAGAAAGTCCTTCACCATTGGGCGAAAACAAAACCCCTAAATCGGCGACATTTACCAAGCTTTCAACAAGTGAAGTTCCTTCCATGGGTCTCAAAGAAGGGTAATCTTTGGTAATAGATATACAATTTTCAAATATCGCTTCATTCCCTCCTTGATAATATCCCACACCTAAAAATAAGGTGTCTTTTCTGTACTTCAATAAAGCCTTTCCTACTTCAAAGAAGCGAACATAATCCTTATTTTGAGAGTAAGAGGCTACCATAATAACTGTGAAAGGAAAACATAAATTGAATTTTTGTTTTATTTCAGCGATTTGTTCCAAATTTTCAAACCTTTTCATATTTAAACCATTGTAAATCACCTTAGACTTTCGAATAGGAGGTCTAAAAGCTTCAATTCCCGCATAGGAGTTTGATAAAACCAAATCAGAAAATAAAAAATTAATATTGCATATAAATTTTTCACCCCAATCTATACTCGGCGGTGCAGATGTAATTTCACTATCCAAGATTTTGATTTTTGAATAAAACACGCGAATCAAAATGCTCATGAAAGCATACTTGTTGCCCCATGCGTGGATTACATCCGGCTTTTCAGCACTTACAATTTTCTTAAACTCAAAAAAGCTGCTCAAATTTAACTTTGAACTAGATAGTTGATAGTTTTTGACGTTTAACTTATAAAAATTTTCGAATAAGATTTCCGCTTGTTTGGTGACAAGAACTAGTTCATATCCTTTTTGAGCTTTCAAAAAAGTGATCAGTTCCAATAATCTTCTTTCTTTTCCTCCCGAACTTAGTGTACCAATAAAGAATAGAATTTTCATGGATTTAAATTTATCATTAAACAATCTAATTCTTCCTTAAGTGTCTTTTTAATACAATACAGCCTTCGGTAAATCGAAAAGATTGTGAAGGAAATCTCTGTATGCCTAGCCTTTGCCATTTGTTTGTTTTGTTTTTGAGGTGAAGAAAAACAATGTATCAAAAGGAATTTACAATAATGATGCCTAAAGTGCCCAAAGAGTTTTAATTCTGAAATAAGGCTGAACTTCCCTATACCTGTAGCAAAGGAATTATCGAAGCCTACTAGTTTTCCCCAAGTATCTGTTGAAGACCCTAGGTCATAGTGGAACATTCTCAAACATGTTCCCACTGAGCGCTTATCGGTTTCTATATAACTAGATGATAAGGACGTTTGAATGAAGTAATTCATTTTTTTTGAAAGCAACTAAAATTGGGTTATCAAAAGCTAACTCAGTAACTCAACTAACTTATAGACTTCCGCATCGGAAGGAGAAATTCTACCGCCGATATTGCTGGGTATATTTTCAGGTGAAGAAAAGCAACACGGTTATGCGCAAGAATCTAATTTATTTGATACAAAGTGGTAATGATATAGTAGTCGGATGAAGACTGGTCGAAATTTAGCATGTAATTTTCAATTCTTGGTAATAAAGCTGTTGAATATTTCAAGGAATGCATTTTTTTTATTTAGTTATTAGAGATTATCAACGGAAAGAGCCTATTATCAAACATTCTGTACTCGAGGTTAGGAATCCTAATTCATCATTTTTTTGTAAATTTCAATGATTTTTTTTGCTACTATTTTCTCATCAAAGTCCAAGTCTTGGATTTTCTGTTGTCCTTGAATCCTTCCAAACTTGTCAACGAAATCAATGCATTTTTGGATAGATTTCGCAAAGCCCTGAATATCATAAGGTGCCAAAAAGCAACCCTCCACGCCACTGGTAGTCTCTTCGACATCTCCTACATTCGTAAAAACAATGGGGCAATTACAGGCGAAACATTCTTTGACAACATTTGGAGAACCTTCATGGAAGGAAGGCAGCAATAAAGCTGTAGCAGCAGCATAATAATACTTTAAATTTTCTGGTTTCTCCTGAAAGACTGCATGCAATTCAACATCTACTCCCTTTTCCTGTAATAAGTTTATTGCAGCTTTTGCCAATGCGTAGTTTTTTTCTGGTCTTGATGGGTTTGCCAAAAAGATAAAATGAAGTTTGTTTGGATCCCAACTTAAAAAATCTAGTCCACTTTTTCTATCCAAAGGATAAAAGATTTCTGTATTT encodes:
- a CDS encoding glycosyltransferase family 4 protein produces the protein MKILFFIGTLSSGGKERRLLELITFLKAQKGYELVLVTKQAEILFENFYKLNVKNYQLSSSKLNLSSFFEFKKIVSAEKPDVIHAWGNKYAFMSILIRVFYSKIKILDSEITSAPPSIDWGEKFICNINFLFSDLVLSNSYAGIEAFRPPIRKSKVIYNGLNMKRFENLEQIAEIKQKFNLCFPFTVIMVASYSQNKDYVRFFEVGKALLKYRKDTLFLGVGYYQGGNEAIFENCISITKDYPSLRPMEGTSLVESLVNVADLGVLFSPNGEGLSNSILEYMALGKPVIANDAGGTKEIVRHNHNGYLITDESPNQIAKMIHELLEDPEQRRLMGKRSKQRILEDFSLDRMGKEFEEVYHKLIENP
- a CDS encoding glycosyltransferase family 4 protein — translated: MKVLFVSSGNVRAGLNPIIQLQAESLSRQGVEIEHFIIFGKGYVGYMKNIFKIKKYLQKHPVDVIHAHFGFSCIVAQLAKGNIPLLVTLMGTDVMGHKDSSGNITFSKKLSLSINRFFANHIYDEAIVMSHKMKNTLKRNKPTHILSNGVNTEIFYPLDRKSGLDFLSWDPNKLHFIFLANPSRPEKNYALAKAAINLLQEKGVDVELHAVFQEKPENLKYYYAAATALLLPSFHEGSPNVVKECFACNCPIVFTNVGDVEETTSGVEGCFLAPYDIQGFAKSIQKCIDFVDKFGRIQGQQKIQDLDFDEKIVAKKIIEIYKKMMN